The genomic region GCGCGCTCTTCTTCTTCGGCGTTACGACGAGTAGAAGCAGGAACGTAACCACGACCCATTTCTACTTTAATGCGCATGCTGATAGAACCGTCACCTGTTAAAGTACAGATAACGTGCTCAGGATTAGCGATAGTTACATCGCCATCATGCTGAATATCAGCTGCCGTTACAGGGCCTTCACCCGACTTAGTTAAAGTTAAAACTGCTTCAGTTTTGCCTTCTAAACCTACAGCCAAACCTTTTAGGTTCAACAAGATCTCGATGATGTCCTCTTGAACACCTTCTTTAGAGCTGTATTCGTGCAATACACCGTCAATTTCAACTTCAGTCACTGCGCAACCAGGCATAGATGACAGAAGAATACGACGTAGTGCGTTACCTAAAGTATGACCAAAACCACGTTCTAGTGGTTCTAAAGTTACCTTGGCACGAGTTGATGATACATTTTCAATACCAACCAATTTCGGCTTAAGGAATTCGGTTACAGAACCCTGCATTATTGTCCTCTCTTAAAGTTCAGCTTTATTTCGAGTAAAGCTCGACAATCAACTGTTCGTTAATTTCTGCTGATAGGTCAGAACGGTCAGGAATACGCTTGAACGTACCTTCCATTTTCTTACCATCAACTTCAACCCAGACTGGCTTCTCACGTTGCTCAGCAAGTTCTAAAGCAGCGATGATACGTGCTTGAGATTTTGCTTTTTCGCGAATTGAGATCACATCGTCTGCTTTAACAGCGAAAGATGGAATGTTAACAACTTTACCGTTAACTACGATAGCTTTGTGGCTAACTAGCTGACGAGCTTCCGCGCGAGTAGACGCGTAACCCATACGGTATACAACGTTGTCCAAACGCTTTTCTAAAAGCTGTAGCAAGTTTTCACCTGTGTTACCTTTTAGACGAGCAGCTTCTTTGTAGTAATTACGGAACTGTTTCTCAAGAACGCCGTAGATACGACGAACTTTTTGCTTCTCACGAAGCTGAACACCGTAGTCAGATAAACGACCACGACGTGCGCCGTGCTGACCCGGAATAGTTTCGATTTTACATTTAGTATCGATCGCGCGAACACCAGACTTAAGGAATAAGTCGGTACCTTCACGACGGCTAAGTTTTAGCTTAGGACCTAAATATCTTGCCATTTTCTTTCTCCAACTTACCTATTAAACGCGACGTTTCTTAGGTGGACGACAACCATTATGAGGAATAGGTGTTACGTCAGTAATGTTGGTGATTTTAAAACCAGCAGCATTTAAGGCACGGATTGCAGATTCACGACCTGGACCTGGACCTTTAACGAACACTTCAATATTCTTCAAACCAAACTCTTGTGCGGCTTTACCAGCACGATCAGCAGCAACCTGTGCAGCGAATGGAGTAGATTTACGTGAACCACGGAAACCTGAACCACCAGCAGTTGCCCAAGATAACGCGTTACCTTGACGATCTGTAAGAGTTACGATTGTGTTGTTGAAAGACGCATGGATGTGCGCCATGCCATCAGCAACTTGCTTTTTAACGCGCTTACGAGCGCGAGTTGGTGTTTTAGCCATGTCTAATTACCTCGATCTACTTTTTAATCGGCTTACGAGGACCTTTACGGGTGCGCGCATTAGTCTTAGTGCGTTGACCACGTAGAGGAAGACTGCGACGATGGCGTAAACCACGGAAACAGCCAAGGTCCATCAGACGCTTGATGTTCATTGATACTTCACGACGTAAGTCACCTTCAACGGTGAATTTCGCCACTTCGTTACGAAGCAAATCGATTTGAGCTTCGTCTAGTTCACTGATCTTAGTATCTTCAGCGATACCGGTTGCCGCACAGATAGCTTTTGCGCGGGTTGCACCGATACCGTAGATAGCAGTAAGGGCAATTACTGCATGCTTACGATCAGGGATGTTAATGCCAGCGATACGGGCCACTAACACATCTCCTATTAATTTAGGTTAAAAGAAACCGGTTGAAAAGCCCGTAAGGATACTCAACCAGCAGTTTATTTGCAATATAAAGTGTCACAAATTGCACTAAATTACAACTTGTGACACTAAGTTAAAGATTAATCCGAATTAACCTTGACGTTGCTTGTGCTTAGGGTCGCTCGAACAGATTACACGAACAACACCAGCGCGCTTAACAACTTTACAGTTACGGCAAATCTTTTTAACGGATGCACGAACTTTCATTTTATACTCCGTTGGTCTTATCGACCATAGCCTTTAAGATTGGCTTTCTTCAGGACGCTGTCATATTGATGAGACATCAAATGAGTTTGTACCTGAGCCATGAAATCCATGATAACAACTACAATGATTAGTAGAGACGTTCCACCGAAGTAGAATTGTACGTCCATGAAAATCATCATGAATTCTGGAACCAAACAAATAAAAGTAATGTATAGAGCCCCAGCTAAAGTTAAGCGGGTCATTACTTTGTCAATATATCTAGAGGTTTGCTCACCAGGACGAATGCCTGGGATAAACGCACCAGATTTCTTCAAATTATCTGCAGTTTCACGCGGGTTGAAAACAAGCGCCGTGTAGAAAAAGCAGAAAAAGATTATTGCTGCAGCATAAAGCATTACATACAAAGGTTGACCTGGCGACATTGCTAGAGAAATCTCTTGCAAGAAGTCTGCAACTGGGCCACTACCTTGACCGAACCAACTTGCGATGGTACCCGGGAACAAGATAATACTTGAAGCGAAGATTGGTGGAATAACACCAGCCATGTTCACTTTAAGTGGCAAATGTGTACTTTGAGCGGCAAATACTTTGCGACCTTGTTGGCGCTTAGCATAGTTTACCACAATACGGCGTTGGCCGCGCTCTACAAATACAACAAACCAAGTTACAGCAGCAACGATACCAGCGATCAAGAATAATGCTAACAAGTGCAGTTCACCTTGACGCGCCATTTCTGCAGTTTGACCAACTGCTGATGGCATGCCTGCAACAATACCAGCGAAAATCAGGATTGAGATACCGTTACCAATACCACGCTCAGTAATTTGTTCACCTAACCACATTAAGAACATGGTACCGGTTACTAAAGAAACTACTGCAGTGAAGTAGAAGCCAAAGCCAGCGTTAACCACTAAGCCAGGCATCATCGTCGGTAAACTCTTCGCAATCGCAATTGACTGAACTGTTGCCAGAAGCAGTGTGCCGTAGCGTGTGTATTGGCTGATCTTACGACGTCCAGCTTCCCCCTCTTTTTTCAATTCCATCATACTAGGCACAACGTGCGTAGAGATTTGCATGATAATCGAGGCCGAAATGTACGGCATAATACCAAGAGCCAATACAGAGGCTCGCTCAAGAGCACCACCAGAGAACATGTTAAACATTTCTACAATGGTGCCCTTTTGTTGTTCAAACAACTGAGCTAGTACAGCGGCGTCAATACCAGGGATTGGTACAAATGATCCTAAACGAAACACGATAAGTGCTCCGAGTACGAACAACAATCTTTGTTTCAGCTCAGACAAACCGCCTGAAGCCTTATTTTCCATTCCTGGTGTAGCCATTTTAGTACTATTCCTCTACTGTACCACCGGCAGCTTCGATTGCTGCACGTGCACCTTTTGTTACTGCTAGGCCACGAACCGTAACTTTACGGTTGATCTCGCCAGACAACATGATCTTTGCAGTTTCCATGTTGCGAGAGATAACGCCTTCTGCTTTAAGAGCGTGAATATCGATCACTTCTGCAGTCATAGTGTTCAACTCGTGTAAGCGAACTTCAGCGCGAACCAAAGACTTACGAGAGGTGAAACCAAACTTAGGCAAACGTTGCTTAAGTGGCATTTGACCACCTTCGAAACCTGGACGTACGCCGCCGCCAGAACGAGACTTCTGACCTTTGTGACCACGACCACCAGTTTTACCTAGGCCAGAACCAATACCACGACCAACACGCTTCTTAGCTGATTTTGAACCAGGTGCAGGGGATAATGTGTTTAAATGCATTGTTTAGTCCTCCACCTTAACCATGTAACGAACTAGGTTGATCATACCACGTACTGATGGAGTATCTTCTAACTCTACAGTATGATTGATACGACGTAAACCTAAACCTTTCAAAGTCGCACGGTGAGTCGGAAGACGACCGATTGAGCTTTTAACTTGAGTTACTTTAACAGTCTTAGCCATTGTTCATTACCCCAGAATATCAGTAACGTTTAGGCCACGCTTAGCAGCAACAGCTTCTGGCGACTTCATGTCAGCCAAAGCGCCGATAGTAGCGCGAACAACGTTAATTGGGTTAGTAGAACCGTATGCTTTTGACAATACGTTCTGTACGCCAGCAACTTCTAGTACTGCACGCATCGCACCACCGGCGATGATACCTGTACCTTCTGCTGCAGGTTGCATGTAAACTTTAGAACCTGAGTGCTTACCTTTAACAGCGTGCTGTAAAGTAGTACCTTTAAGGTCGATGTTTACGATGTTACGGCGAGCCTTTTCCATTGCTTTTTGGATTGTAGCAGGAACTTCACGTGCCTTACCGTAACCAAAACCAACACGGCCGTTACCGTCACCAACTACAGTTAGTGCAGTGAAACTGAAGATGCGACCACCTTTAACCACTTTTGATACGCGGTTAACAGCGATTAGCTTTTCAGCGAATTCACTTTGTTGTGTGTTTTCTACATTAGCCATTATCTACTCCTAGAATTTAAGGCCAGCTTCACGAGCCGCTTCAGCTAGTGCTTGGATACGACCGTGGTATAAGAAACCTGAACGATCGAAAGCAACAGATTCGATGCCTTTAGCAGCAGCGCGTTCTGCGATAGCTTTACCTACAGCAGCAGCAGCTTCTTTATTGCTAGTTGCTTTAACTTGCTCACGGATTTCTTTGTCAAGAGTTGATGCAGATGCAACAACTTGAGCGTCAGCCGTGATAAGTTGAGCGTAAATGTGACGAGGAGTACGGTGTACAACTAAGCGATTCGCACCCAACTCGCTGATTTTAGCACGTGTGCGTTTTGCACGACGTAAACGAGATGTTTTCTTATCCATTGTATTACCCTACTTCTTCTTAGCTTCTTTACGACGAACGATTTCGTCTGAGTAACGAATACCTTTACCTTTGTATGGCTCTGGCTTACGGTACGCACGAATGTTCGCAGCAACTTGACCAATCACCTGCTTATCAGCACCCGTAAGTACGATTTCAGTTTGACTAGGAGTTTCACAAGTAACGCCTGCTGGAATCGCGTAGTCTACTGGGTGCGAGAAACCTAAAGATAGGTTCAAGCTTTGACCAGCAGCTTTTGCACGGTAACCAACACCGTTAAGGATTAAACGCTTTTCGAAGCCTTGGCTCACACCAACAATCATGTTGTTGATAAGTGCGCGAGCAGTACCGGCTTGCATCCAAGCAGCTTTTGACTCTTCAGCTACAACAGTTTTGATCTCGTTCTCTTCTTGAGCAACGTTAACAAGGCTGTTGATAGTGCGAGTTAATTCGCCTTTTGGACCTTTAACTGTGATCTCTTGACCAGATAACGTAACTGTAACGCCAGCAGGTACAGCCACAGGTGCTTTTGCAACACGAGACATATTCTTGCTCCTTACGCTACGATACCGATGATCTCACCGCCTAAACCTGCATTACGTGCAGCGCGGTCAGTCATAAGACCTTTTGAAGTTGAAACGATCGCAATACCTAGACCAGCTAATACTTGTGGTAGATCGTTGCTACCTTTGTATACGCGAAGACCAGGACGTGAAACACGCTTGATAGTTTCGATTACTTCTTTACCTTCGAAATATTTCAAAGTAACTGATAATTCAGGTTTGTTACCTTCAATCACTTCAAAACCGTTAATGTAACCTTCTTCTTTAAGCAAGTTAGCGATAGCAACTTTCAGCTTTGAAGATGGCATAGTTACTGCAACTTTGTTTGCAGCTTGACCGTTACGGATGCGTGTGAACATATCCGCGATAGGATCAGTCATCATAATCGCTTACTCCTTACCAACTTGCTTTCTTAAGACCAGGTACTTCACCACGCATGGTTGCTTCACGTAGCTTGATACGGCTTAAGCCGAACTTACGTAAGTAACCGTGTGGACGACCAGTAACAGTACAACGGTTACGTTGACGGCTGCTGCTCGAGTCACGAGGTAAAGACTGTAGTTTTAATACTGCATCCCAACGCTCTTCTTCAGAAGAATTTACGCTAGAGATGATCTCTTTAAGTGCACGACGCTTTTCAGCGTACTGGGCGACTAATTTTGCACGTTTTGCTTCACGTGCCTTCATTGATGATTTAGCCATTACTCTACACCTTATTTCTTAAACGGGAAGTTAAAGGCAGTCAGCAAAGCACGACCTTCCGCATCGTTACCCGCAGTAGTAGTGATAGTGATATCCATACCGCGAATTTTATCTACTTTATCGTAGTCGATTTCAGGAAATATGATTTGCTCACGCACACCCATGCTGTAGTTACCACGGCCGTCGAACGACTTAGGGTTCAAGCCACGGAAGTCACGGATACGAGGAACTGAGATTGAGATTAAACGCTCAAAGAATTCCCACATGCGCTCGCCGCGTAGAGTTACTTTTGCACCAATAGGGTAGCCTTCACGGATCTTGAAGCCAGCAACAGATTTGCGAGCTTTAGTCACTAGAGGCTTTTGACCCGAGATTGCAGTAAGATCAGCAACAGCGTTGTCTAGCACTTTCTTATCAGAAATAGCTTCGCCAACACCCATGTTAAGAGTGATCTTCTCAATTCGAGGGACTTGCATGACACTTTTGTATCCGAACTCTTTGGTCAGTTCAGCAACAACTGTATCTTTGTAAAAATCATGCAGTTTCGCCATCGTTTACTCCAAATTAAACTAATTCGTTATTAGACTTGAAGAAACGAACTTTTTTGCCGTCTTCAATTCTAAAACCAACACGATCAGCCTTGCCAGTAGCAGGGTTTTTGATCGCAACGTTAGATACGTCGATTGCAGCTTCTTTCTCAATGATGCCACCAGCTTGCTGTAACTGAGGTACAGGCTTTTGGTGTTTCTTCACTAAGTTGATGCCTTCAACGAAAACTTTACCTTCAGCTGTAAGAACTTTAGTGACCTTGCCACTTTTGCCCTTATCTTTACCAGCTAGGATTACTACCTCGTCATTTTGACGAATTTTAGAGGCCATTTATAGACTCCTTATAGTACTTCTGGAGCTAGTGAAACGATCTTCATGAACTTTTCAGTTCGAAGTTCACGTGTCACTGGCCCGAAAATACGAGTACCAATTGGTTGTAAGTTGGTGTTCAACATTACAGCCGCGTTACCGTCAAAACGGATGGCTGAGCCATCAGCGCGACGAACGCCTTTTCTAGTGCGCACCACTACCGCGTTCAGTACATCACCCTTCTTCACTTTACCGCGAGGAATAGCTTCTTTTACAGAAACCTTGATGATGTCACCGATACCAGCATAGCGACGGTGCGAGCCACCTAGAACCTTTATACATTGCACGCGTCGAGCGCCGCTGTTATCAGCAACGTCTAACTGTGATTGCATTTGGATCATGTTATGTGCTCCGCTTTTGTTAAAATTCAAGACCGTTTATCGGTCTTTCACTGCCTTAAAAACCACCCACTTAGAGTGAATGGGCGCGAGATTATAACACTACAAATTAAAAAGTGGTACTTTATTTAAACAAAAACTTTAGCAAGGAACGCGAGGTTAATATATTGTTAATATATGAGCAAGCTAAGATGCTGATTTTTGGTGTTATTTATAATCGAACAGGATTACATATTGTTACCTTTTTAATTATTAAACAATTAATAGCCGAGAAAACCCTGTAAAGGGACGTAACTCCAGGTAACCAAACTGTTAACAACGACCTTTAAAAGGCTAATTAATCGACAACAACAGGTCTTTCTAGTCCAATAGATGAACTTTTTTATGTGTTGTATTGGATAATTTCTGCACTCTTAAACTCTAAAATAGCAACCGAAGTTAACACGTATAGTGATTTCATCGTCGCTGAGCTCACTCAACAAGAGAGTGTCATAAAGCAAATTGAATCATAAAACTGTCATAAAACATTAATGAGGAAATATTATGAATAGAAACATTGGCGTGGTAGATAGAATTTTACGTATCGTAGTTGGTTTAGTAATGATCTCGTGGGCTGCAACCTATGGTCCTGCCTGGGGCTATATTGGCATTATCCCTCTTATCACCGGTATATTTACCTTTTGTCCGGTGTATCGAGTACTGGGTATGAGCACATGTGCTAAGAGCTAGTTAGTATTGCAGTACTGGTGAGCAGTTATTGAATATAAGTATTTGCAGTACTCTTATCAATCAAATGAGTGCCTAGCTGTAAACCTTACCACTTATATCGTATGTAGCTGTCGATATTGTTTTGGTGTACAGCCCTCCAGCTGTTTAAAAACACGATTGAAAGTCGCCAATGACGAGAAACCAGATTCGAGACTAACAACAAGTATTGTCCAATCTTTACTTGGCTCTACAGTTAACAACCTTTTTGCATGCTCTAAGCGAAGGTGATTAATAAAGTGGTTAAAGTTTTTGAAATCTGTTCTGTCTTTAATTTCTTTACTTATTTTATACTCGGGTTCGTTTAATGCATTCGCTACGTCCATGAGTTTGAGTTCGGGCTGCAGATACAAAGCTTTTTCTGTCATCAAGCTTTCAATCAAGTTAAGTAGTTGTTCATCATTGCGGCCTTTTTCGCTGATAAACTTTTGCGTTTGTCGATTAACAACTCTGTACTGATGCTGCAGCCAAAGTACGATAATGATGACGGTTAGCATGGCGCTAGCAGCAACACTTCTCACTCCAGGGTACAAGGTTGTCATTAATTCAGGGTCTAACGGTAAACTCGGAAAAATAACCCTTGTGCTCATTACAGCAACTAGCATGGTTCCTGCAATCATGAACTTTTGTTGTCGTATCCGTTTACTGCTTGCTCCGTAACCTCGAATTACTTCCCAAAACGCTAGCAATAAGACACCCGAAGTAAGTATTTTTAGCAACTCACTCAAGGAACGCTTTAGCAAGTCAAATGTTTGTTGCTCTATCCATTGTAATGAAATAGCGATATCGATACTTCGGACTAACAAAATGAGCACAGCAATGACACCGGCGAGAATATAATGAGCATTAGCTAGCGCCCTCCCCTTGCGAAACATGCAACGGGTTAATAGCCAAAAAACATTACAAGTCGCAAATGTTCCCAATGCAATAAACTGCTGCTCAACTTCGAAGGGTGTTGCAAGTAATTGACTCAAGGCTAAGCACACCAGAGAAAAAGCCAAAATGACGAAAAGATAATGTTCTATTCTTTGTGGACTAAACAGGTACAAACTAGCGCAGCTACTAATAGCTATGATCAGTAATAAATAGTGAGGGAAATTTTCAAACATATCTAATAACCAAGTTAATCTCGACCCGCCATATAAGAAACAAATATCGACTGTTACACATCATAAAGATTTCTAATTAGCTTTACCATTTTACTGTACAGCTAATCAGCTTTTGCTAAGTGGATTGCCCCAATTTAGCGATTTATTATTCTCATATTCGAAATTTGCACAGCATTAGCCCTTTAAATCCGCACAATAGCTACTTCTATGTTGTTTTTAAGAGGCCGTAAAATGAACCAAGTTGCAGTGACAAGCAAAAAACAAAAAATCGCAGGCTACCACAAGTCTTTATATGCTTATATTAATTCCTGGCTATCCGGTGCGACTAAGACATGGCTAGTAGCTGTGTTGTGCGGACAATGGATGTTTGCACTCTATATTTTCGCACAATTCACCATCCCCTGGATTACAGGTGAACTCGATGAATCTCTATTCACTCATATGATTCGTGGTTATAGGAATGGTGAAATATTTAGCAATGCAGTATTGCTACTACACATCATACCGGTAATGTTCATCAATTTAAGTGCTACCTTTCAACTTATTCCGTATATAAGAGTTAGGTTTCC from Thalassotalea sp. Sam97 harbors:
- a CDS encoding DNA-directed RNA polymerase subunit alpha gives rise to the protein MQGSVTEFLKPKLVGIENVSSTRAKVTLEPLERGFGHTLGNALRRILLSSMPGCAVTEVEIDGVLHEYSSKEGVQEDIIEILLNLKGLAVGLEGKTEAVLTLTKSGEGPVTAADIQHDGDVTIANPEHVICTLTGDGSISMRIKVEMGRGYVPASTRRNAEEEERAIGRLLVDASFSPVHRIAYDVDSARVEQRTDLDKLVIDMETNGTLDPEEAIRRASTILAEQLDAFVDLRDVKEEEVKEEKPAFDPILLRPVDDLELTVRSANCLKAEAIQYIGDLVQRAEVELLKTPNLGKKSLTEIKDVLASRGLSLGMRLENWPPASIADND
- the rpsD gene encoding 30S ribosomal protein S4, yielding MARYLGPKLKLSRREGTDLFLKSGVRAIDTKCKIETIPGQHGARRGRLSDYGVQLREKQKVRRIYGVLEKQFRNYYKEAARLKGNTGENLLQLLEKRLDNVVYRMGYASTRAEARQLVSHKAIVVNGKVVNIPSFAVKADDVISIREKAKSQARIIAALELAEQREKPVWVEVDGKKMEGTFKRIPDRSDLSAEINEQLIVELYSK
- the rpsK gene encoding 30S ribosomal protein S11; the encoded protein is MAKTPTRARKRVKKQVADGMAHIHASFNNTIVTLTDRQGNALSWATAGGSGFRGSRKSTPFAAQVAADRAGKAAQEFGLKNIEVFVKGPGPGRESAIRALNAAGFKITNITDVTPIPHNGCRPPKKRRV
- the rpsM gene encoding 30S ribosomal protein S13, translating into MARIAGINIPDRKHAVIALTAIYGIGATRAKAICAATGIAEDTKISELDEAQIDLLRNEVAKFTVEGDLRREVSMNIKRLMDLGCFRGLRHRRSLPLRGQRTKTNARTRKGPRKPIKK
- the rpmJ gene encoding 50S ribosomal protein L36; translated protein: MKVRASVKKICRNCKVVKRAGVVRVICSSDPKHKQRQG
- the secY gene encoding preprotein translocase subunit SecY: MATPGMENKASGGLSELKQRLLFVLGALIVFRLGSFVPIPGIDAAVLAQLFEQQKGTIVEMFNMFSGGALERASVLALGIMPYISASIIMQISTHVVPSMMELKKEGEAGRRKISQYTRYGTLLLATVQSIAIAKSLPTMMPGLVVNAGFGFYFTAVVSLVTGTMFLMWLGEQITERGIGNGISILIFAGIVAGMPSAVGQTAEMARQGELHLLALFLIAGIVAAVTWFVVFVERGQRRIVVNYAKRQQGRKVFAAQSTHLPLKVNMAGVIPPIFASSIILFPGTIASWFGQGSGPVADFLQEISLAMSPGQPLYVMLYAAAIIFFCFFYTALVFNPRETADNLKKSGAFIPGIRPGEQTSRYIDKVMTRLTLAGALYITFICLVPEFMMIFMDVQFYFGGTSLLIIVVVIMDFMAQVQTHLMSHQYDSVLKKANLKGYGR
- the rplO gene encoding 50S ribosomal protein L15 codes for the protein MHLNTLSPAPGSKSAKKRVGRGIGSGLGKTGGRGHKGQKSRSGGGVRPGFEGGQMPLKQRLPKFGFTSRKSLVRAEVRLHELNTMTAEVIDIHALKAEGVISRNMETAKIMLSGEINRKVTVRGLAVTKGARAAIEAAGGTVEE
- the rpmD gene encoding 50S ribosomal protein L30 — translated: MAKTVKVTQVKSSIGRLPTHRATLKGLGLRRINHTVELEDTPSVRGMINLVRYMVKVED
- the rpsE gene encoding 30S ribosomal protein S5, with product MANVENTQQSEFAEKLIAVNRVSKVVKGGRIFSFTALTVVGDGNGRVGFGYGKAREVPATIQKAMEKARRNIVNIDLKGTTLQHAVKGKHSGSKVYMQPAAEGTGIIAGGAMRAVLEVAGVQNVLSKAYGSTNPINVVRATIGALADMKSPEAVAAKRGLNVTDILG
- the rplR gene encoding 50S ribosomal protein L18, whose amino-acid sequence is MDKKTSRLRRAKRTRAKISELGANRLVVHRTPRHIYAQLITADAQVVASASTLDKEIREQVKATSNKEAAAAVGKAIAERAAAKGIESVAFDRSGFLYHGRIQALAEAAREAGLKF
- the rplF gene encoding 50S ribosomal protein L6, with product MSRVAKAPVAVPAGVTVTLSGQEITVKGPKGELTRTINSLVNVAQEENEIKTVVAEESKAAWMQAGTARALINNMIVGVSQGFEKRLILNGVGYRAKAAGQSLNLSLGFSHPVDYAIPAGVTCETPSQTEIVLTGADKQVIGQVAANIRAYRKPEPYKGKGIRYSDEIVRRKEAKKK
- the rpsH gene encoding 30S ribosomal protein S8 produces the protein MMMTDPIADMFTRIRNGQAANKVAVTMPSSKLKVAIANLLKEEGYINGFEVIEGNKPELSVTLKYFEGKEVIETIKRVSRPGLRVYKGSNDLPQVLAGLGIAIVSTSKGLMTDRAARNAGLGGEIIGIVA
- the rpsN gene encoding 30S ribosomal protein S14 gives rise to the protein MAKSSMKAREAKRAKLVAQYAEKRRALKEIISSVNSSEEERWDAVLKLQSLPRDSSSSRQRNRCTVTGRPHGYLRKFGLSRIKLREATMRGEVPGLKKASW
- the rplE gene encoding 50S ribosomal protein L5 → MAKLHDFYKDTVVAELTKEFGYKSVMQVPRIEKITLNMGVGEAISDKKVLDNAVADLTAISGQKPLVTKARKSVAGFKIREGYPIGAKVTLRGERMWEFFERLISISVPRIRDFRGLNPKSFDGRGNYSMGVREQIIFPEIDYDKVDKIRGMDITITTTAGNDAEGRALLTAFNFPFKK
- the rplX gene encoding 50S ribosomal protein L24; this translates as MASKIRQNDEVVILAGKDKGKSGKVTKVLTAEGKVFVEGINLVKKHQKPVPQLQQAGGIIEKEAAIDVSNVAIKNPATGKADRVGFRIEDGKKVRFFKSNNELV
- the rplN gene encoding 50S ribosomal protein L14 gives rise to the protein MIQMQSQLDVADNSGARRVQCIKVLGGSHRRYAGIGDIIKVSVKEAIPRGKVKKGDVLNAVVVRTRKGVRRADGSAIRFDGNAAVMLNTNLQPIGTRIFGPVTRELRTEKFMKIVSLAPEVL
- a CDS encoding DUF2892 domain-containing protein — translated: MNRNIGVVDRILRIVVGLVMISWAATYGPAWGYIGIIPLITGIFTFCPVYRVLGMSTCAKS
- a CDS encoding helix-turn-helix transcriptional regulator, with translation MSQLLATPFEVEQQFIALGTFATCNVFWLLTRCMFRKGRALANAHYILAGVIAVLILLVRSIDIAISLQWIEQQTFDLLKRSLSELLKILTSGVLLLAFWEVIRGYGASSKRIRQQKFMIAGTMLVAVMSTRVIFPSLPLDPELMTTLYPGVRSVAASAMLTVIIIVLWLQHQYRVVNRQTQKFISEKGRNDEQLLNLIESLMTEKALYLQPELKLMDVANALNEPEYKISKEIKDRTDFKNFNHFINHLRLEHAKRLLTVEPSKDWTILVVSLESGFSSLATFNRVFKQLEGCTPKQYRQLHTI